Proteins from a single region of Geminicoccaceae bacterium:
- a CDS encoding LacI family DNA-binding transcriptional regulator, whose product MASSREEAGRSGARRQVSLTTVAERAGVSIATVSRVVNGVANKASVDTIARVRAAIDELGYRPSGAGQALRRRESRIVAVIAANLANPAMSAITASTEAALREAGYVMALCDSHDSADLQDEYLREMRAQLVSAFVLLGAVESPVLEQIMAAGETVLFVNREHPHNVPASYVGIDNRVAGRDVAEQVAAWQAKHVLVIHGPISSSATRERVNMFRKQLGSLLPDAGIDVRGSMSPDHLKTGFELASCRLNDTGHAPDVIFCLSDLIAYGAARALREREIGVPETCRIIGFDDNPLNEWIAPWLSSVRVPYEDFGDAIVSCLKDAWAKGEVSRTFLQHRLIVRS is encoded by the coding sequence TTGGCAAGTTCGCGGGAAGAGGCGGGTCGGTCCGGGGCGCGGCGGCAGGTTTCCCTGACCACCGTCGCCGAGCGCGCAGGTGTCTCCATCGCCACGGTCTCGCGCGTCGTCAACGGCGTTGCGAACAAGGCTTCCGTCGACACGATTGCCCGCGTGCGTGCCGCCATCGACGAACTCGGCTACCGTCCTTCCGGTGCTGGCCAGGCGCTGCGGCGGCGGGAAAGCCGCATTGTCGCCGTCATCGCCGCCAATCTCGCCAATCCGGCCATGTCCGCCATTACCGCCTCGACGGAAGCCGCCCTGCGCGAGGCCGGCTATGTCATGGCACTTTGCGACAGCCACGATTCTGCCGACCTGCAGGACGAATATCTGCGCGAGATGCGGGCGCAACTGGTGAGCGCCTTCGTGCTGCTGGGTGCCGTGGAGAGCCCGGTTCTAGAACAGATCATGGCTGCCGGCGAAACGGTTCTCTTCGTCAACCGCGAGCACCCGCACAACGTGCCAGCATCTTATGTCGGCATCGATAACCGTGTCGCCGGACGGGATGTTGCCGAGCAGGTCGCCGCATGGCAGGCGAAGCATGTTCTCGTGATCCACGGTCCGATCTCGTCATCTGCGACGCGAGAACGTGTAAACATGTTCCGAAAACAGCTCGGGTCCCTGCTTCCCGATGCCGGCATCGACGTTCGCGGATCGATGTCGCCCGACCATCTCAAAACCGGTTTCGAGCTCGCCTCGTGCCGGCTGAACGACACCGGGCATGCGCCGGACGTCATCTTTTGCCTGAGTGACCTCATTGCCTACGGTGCCGCCCGGGCTTTGCGCGAGCGCGAAATCGGGGTGCCGGAAACCTGCAGGATCATCGGCTTCGACGACAATCCCCTGAACGAGTGGATCGCGCCCTGGCTGTCGTCAGTGCGCGTCCCCTACGAGGATTTCGGCGATGCAATCGTGTCATGCCTTAAGGATGCCTGGGCAAAGGGTGAGGTTTCGCGAACGTTCCTTCAGCATAGGCTCATCGTGCGGTCGTAA
- a CDS encoding extracellular solute-binding protein translates to MIKTVLAGTAVLALCAGGSAEAEELVIWHDLGDNGNAWFEAASAAFAKEHPGVTVKPLNYPTDQWFGRVIGAINTDTAPDLIFNNYERVIRIETQTERLVDLKDVLASIDTSAFLTDADLSVAQYGGKTIILPVQRVQMSFGVRTSWLEKTGETFPATWDDVKRIAVKFGADDPDGNGSDDTFGLALEAAKPRDLIHMLDLFTFGAGLRHTLVDPDGNVVIDDPEHAEVLKEFLKTFTEYGFVAPDTINHSFGEMYQVIEGGRAGMFRVGDWNVKKWDSEALNGDFQVGPWPAFFADKESAVVIGGMRGVAVPENSPNKDMAVEFAKSLLSKPAQQASLEFVGAAVRKDLDISDLSERRQYFAAARGHLNAYDFPEASLPYYPELEAEFHRRLLDAIANPPSDWDAFIKETAEAMRDEVERLKEG, encoded by the coding sequence ATGATCAAGACCGTTCTTGCCGGCACCGCGGTGCTGGCACTGTGCGCCGGCGGCAGCGCCGAAGCCGAGGAACTGGTGATCTGGCACGATCTGGGCGACAACGGCAACGCCTGGTTCGAGGCTGCCAGCGCGGCTTTCGCCAAGGAGCATCCGGGTGTCACCGTCAAACCGCTCAACTATCCGACCGACCAGTGGTTCGGCCGCGTGATCGGTGCGATCAACACCGACACCGCACCGGACCTGATCTTCAACAACTACGAGCGCGTGATCCGCATCGAGACCCAGACCGAGCGTCTGGTGGACCTCAAGGACGTGCTCGCCTCGATCGACACCAGCGCCTTTCTGACCGACGCCGATCTGTCGGTAGCGCAATATGGCGGCAAGACGATCATCCTGCCCGTACAGCGGGTACAGATGAGCTTCGGCGTACGCACCTCGTGGCTGGAGAAGACTGGCGAGACCTTCCCCGCCACCTGGGATGATGTGAAGCGGATTGCGGTCAAGTTCGGTGCGGACGACCCCGACGGCAACGGCAGTGACGATACCTTCGGCCTCGCTCTGGAAGCGGCCAAGCCGCGCGACCTCATCCACATGCTCGATCTCTTCACCTTCGGCGCCGGCCTGCGGCATACGCTCGTCGACCCGGACGGCAATGTCGTCATCGACGATCCCGAACATGCCGAGGTCCTCAAGGAATTCCTGAAGACCTTCACCGAATACGGCTTCGTCGCACCGGATACGATCAATCACTCCTTCGGTGAAATGTATCAGGTGATCGAGGGTGGCCGGGCGGGGATGTTCCGGGTCGGCGACTGGAACGTCAAGAAGTGGGACAGCGAGGCGCTGAATGGCGATTTCCAGGTCGGTCCATGGCCGGCGTTCTTCGCCGACAAGGAAAGTGCGGTCGTGATCGGCGGCATGCGCGGTGTCGCCGTGCCGGAGAATTCGCCGAACAAGGACATGGCGGTCGAATTCGCCAAGTCCCTCCTGTCCAAGCCGGCGCAGCAGGCATCGCTCGAATTTGTCGGCGCTGCCGTGCGCAAGGACCTCGACATCTCCGATCTGTCCGAACGCCGCCAGTACTTCGCCGCGGCCAGGGGCCATCTGAACGCCTACGATTTCCCGGAGGCCAGCCTGCCCTACTACCCCGAACTCGAGGCCGAGTTCCATCGCCGCCTGCTCGATGCGATCGCCAATCCGCCCTCGGACTGGGACGCGTTCATCAAGGAGACGGCCGAGGCCATGCGCGACGAGGTCGAACGTCTGAAAGAAGGCTGA
- a CDS encoding sugar ABC transporter permease — MATATVPISANKVWVFYAFALPFALLTIIFGLWPIVLSFDVSLTKSATALRPEPDYVGLSNYAKVLSDPTFIRSLIATLFYTAIAVIANLAFALVYALLLNSTAIGPGKTFFKVAMFLPVVTPDLAGYVVWRWLYDQSFGAVNAFLKLVGLPAFGGIASPDTAVIAILIAELWHHAGFYVLIFLANLAICDRALEEAASIDGANRWQRKVLIVLPQLKPALIINGVYAIIQFLKTFTVVVVMTKGGPNGATNFVSYYAYSLFDQGRYGEAMAMSTVLFVIVAIIGLLAYRIGERSR, encoded by the coding sequence ATGGCCACCGCCACCGTTCCCATATCCGCCAACAAGGTCTGGGTATTCTACGCGTTCGCGCTGCCGTTCGCGCTGTTGACGATCATCTTCGGCCTCTGGCCGATCGTGCTCAGCTTCGACGTATCCCTGACCAAATCGGCAACCGCCCTGCGCCCGGAGCCCGACTATGTGGGCCTTTCGAACTACGCCAAGGTGCTCTCGGATCCGACCTTCATCCGCTCACTCATCGCGACGCTATTCTACACGGCCATCGCGGTGATTGCCAATCTCGCCTTCGCGCTGGTCTACGCTCTGCTCCTCAATTCGACGGCCATCGGCCCCGGCAAGACCTTCTTCAAGGTGGCCATGTTCCTGCCGGTGGTAACACCCGATCTGGCCGGCTATGTCGTCTGGCGCTGGCTGTACGACCAGAGTTTCGGTGCGGTGAATGCCTTCCTCAAGCTGGTCGGCCTGCCCGCGTTCGGCGGGATCGCATCGCCGGACACGGCGGTGATCGCCATCCTGATCGCCGAACTCTGGCATCACGCCGGGTTCTATGTGCTGATCTTCCTTGCCAATCTCGCCATCTGCGACCGCGCGCTGGAAGAAGCGGCGTCCATCGACGGCGCCAATCGCTGGCAGCGCAAGGTGCTCATCGTGCTGCCGCAGCTGAAGCCGGCGCTGATCATCAACGGCGTCTACGCCATCATCCAGTTCCTCAAGACCTTCACCGTCGTCGTCGTCATGACCAAGGGCGGGCCGAACGGTGCGACCAACTTCGTGAGCTATTACGCCTACAGCCTGTTCGATCAGGGCCGCTACGGCGAGGCCATGGCGATGTCGACCGTGCTGTTCGTGATCGTCGCCATCATCGGACTTCTGGCCTACCGCATCGGGGAGCGTTCGCGATGA